One region of Culex pipiens pallens isolate TS chromosome 2, TS_CPP_V2, whole genome shotgun sequence genomic DNA includes:
- the LOC120430656 gene encoding uncharacterized protein LOC120430656 has translation MFKDVVDRSNELPRIKLYHLEKALIGSAQGAIDDKTIQDGNYAHAWDILEEQYGDKRRMIDLHIGGMLRVQKLVKESHEELRSLVQNFNGHVENLKFLGQQFTGVSEQIAVYLLAHALDDATYKLWKATIKRGELPNYEAAIQFLKDRVSVLERWEKTNEAAPKQRQASKPYSSKPTQKANAATTSQPESRCEICAEPHQTFKCATFLGYTVAQRKDKAREKNLC, from the coding sequence ATGTTTAAGGACGTGGTCGACCGGTCAAACGAACTTCCCAGGATCAAGCTATACCACCTGGAGAAGGCCTTGATTGGAAGTGCTCAGGGTGCGATCGACGACAAAACCATCCAGGATGGGAATTACGCGCACGCCTGGGACATTTTGGAGGAACAGTACGGGGACAAGCGGCGGATGATCGATCTGCACATCGGTGGCATGCTACGAGTCCAGAAGCTGGTCAAAGAGAGCCACGAGGAGCTAAGGTCACTCGTGCAGAACTTCAACGGCCACGTCGAGAACCTCAAGTTCCTTGGCCAGCAGTTCACCGGAGTGTCGGAACAGATCGCCGTCTACCTCCTGGCACATGCCCTGGACGACGCCACGTACAAGCTATGGAAGGCAACGATCAAGCGAGGAGAACTTCCGAACTACGAGGCGGCCATCCAGTTCTTGAAGGATCGAGTCTCCGTTCTGGAACGGTGGGAGAAAACCAACGAAGCGGCACCGAAGCAGCGACAAGCATCCAAGCCATACTCCAGCAAGCCAACCCAGAAGGCCAACGCGGCCACAACGTCGCAGCCGGAATCCCGGTGCGAGATCTGCGCTGAGCCACACCAAACCTTCAAGTGCGCGACCTTCCTCGGGTACACGGTAGCCCAGCGCAAGGACAAGGCGAGGGAGAAGAACCTGTGCTAA
- the LOC120430658 gene encoding uncharacterized protein LOC120430658 yields the protein MLLTAVVNLLDDQSQPVPCRVLLDNGSQVNFITQSMANRLKLERVAANVPICGIGAVKTYAKESITVELRSRISSFSVDVDCLIVPKVTGMVPAVPVDINEWPIPVGIQLADPEFNKPDRIDMLLGVTMFFRLLKTGQMELAGNLPELRETHLGWVIAGDVGDTVPSPQYTHTATLDDINEAIQRFWQVEDIESATQVSTEQEECEAFFASTHKRDTTGRYEVRLPFRPVVAKLDDNRSLALRRFLSLERRLARDPDLKQQYGEFIREYEELGHCKSVDEADDLPNTSRYYMPHHAILRPSSSTTKLRVVFDASAKMSPTSVSLNEALQVGGTVQSDLFSILLAFRKHPVAFTADLSKMYRQIQVAPSDTRFQRIFWRADPSEFIRVLELTTVTYGTASAPFLATRCLVQLCDDEGEHFPLAAKIVREACYVDDILSGASSPEEAIDCLTQLQGLLGRGGFPIHKWTSNEPVVMERIPECDREKLIDLDGLVGGVVKALGLYWSPGDDEFRFTVTQAEADAMSEIGKFYDILGLLSPVIIKAKILMQRVWLAGLSWDVLLEGGMMDTWHQFQCALPDVRDIRIPRYVIGPGNPGLELHGFSDASKVAYGAVTYVRSLLPNGKCKMRLLCSKSKVAPTKPLDIHRLELLALRLLSKLVVKVIAALNLPFRHVVLWCDSQVVLAWLKKPLDLLQTFVRNRVAEIRRETGGFIFKYIRSKDNPADLISRGMFPAALMNCSKWWEGPQFLESVEYEEEPEIEIPDSELPEMRKVKLVTLLTCNTTEFPIFENCSSFRKLQRIMASLPITRQMLAGGLAGLCQIIITTPMELLKIQMQDAGRITAQVNHKHKVTWSVFFFEF from the coding sequence ATGCTACTGACCGCGGTCGTCAATCTGCTCGACGACCAGAGCCAGCCTGTGCCTTGCCGCGTCCTACTCGACAATGGATCACAGGTGAATTTTATCACGCAATCGATGGCAAACCGCTTAAAACTAGAACGAGTGGCCGCAAACGTCCCCATCTGCGGCATCGGAGCTGTCAAGACGTACGCCAAGGAGTCGATCACGGTCGAGCTCCGCTCTCGGATCAGCAGCTTCTCCGTCGACGTCGATTGCCTCATCGTACCAAAGGTGACCGGAATGGTGCCAGCTGTACCGGTCGACATCAACGAGTGGCCGATTCCCGTCGGCATCCAGCTGGCCGACCCAGAATTCAACAAGCCGGACCGCATCGACATGCTTCTGGGAGTGACTATGTTTTTCCGGTTGCTAAAAACGGGACAGATGGAGTTGGCTGGAAATCTGCCGGAACTGCGCGAGACTCACCTCGGTTGGGTCATCGCCGGAGATGTTGGAGACACAGTACCAAGCCCGCAGTACACACACACTGCCACACTCGACGACATCAACGAAGCGATCCAGAGATTCTGGCAGGTCGAGGACATCGAAAGTGCCACACAAGTTTCCACTGAGCAAGAGGAATGCGAGGCGTTCTTCGCGTCCACCCACAAGCGGGATACAACCGGCAGGTACGAGGTACGCTTGCCGTTTCGTCCGGTCGTCGCCAAGCTCGACGACAACCGCAGCCTCGCTCTTCGGCGCTTCCTGTCGCTGGAGCGGCGACTCGCCCGGGACCCTGACTTGAAGCAGCAATACGGTGAGTTCATTAGGGAATATGAGGAACTGGGGCACTGCAAGTCGGTTGACGAGGCCGACGACTTACCAAACACGAGCCGCTACTACATGCCCCATCACGCGATCCTACGCCCCTCGAGCTCTACAACCAAGTTGCGGGTCGTATTTGACGCATCTGCAAAGATGTCTCCCACGAGCGTGTCCCTGAACGAAGCCCTTCAGGTCGGAGGCACTGTCCAGAGCGATCTGTTCTCCATCCTCCTTGCCTTCCGGAAGCACCCCGTCGCCTTCACTGCAGACCTCTCGAAAATGTACCGCCAGATTCAAGTGGCCCCGTCTGACACCCGCTTCCAGCGAATCTTCTGGCGGGCCGATCCATCTGAGTTTATCCGGGTCCTGGAACTCACCACGGTGACTTACGGTACGGCGTCCGCTCCCTTTCTTGCCACGCGATGTCTGGTCCAGCTCTGCGACGATGAAGGTGAACATTTTCCgctagctgccaaaattgtgcgCGAGGCCTGCTACGTCGATGACATCCTCTCTGGTGCGAGCTCTCCCGAAGAAGCAATCGATTGTCTGACGCAACTGCAAGGCCTGCTCGGTCGCGGTGGATTTCCCATCCACAAGTGGACATCCAATGAGCCGGTGGTGATGGAACGCATCCCTGAGTGTGATCGCGAGAAGCTGATCGACCTGGACGGATTGGTCGGCGGTGTGGTCAAGGCCCTGGGGCTCTACTGGAGTCCAGGAGACGACGAGTTTCGTTTCACCGTAACCCAGGCTGAAGCAGATGCCATGTCGGAGATCGGCAAATTCTACGACATACTGGGACTCCTGTCGCCAGTAATCATCAAGGCCAAGATCCTGATGCAGCGAGTCTGGCTTGCTGGTCTTTCTTGGGACGTTCTGTTGGAAGGAGGGATGATGGACACGTGGCACCAATTCCAGTGTGCACTTCCCGACGTGCGCGACATCCGTATCCCTCGGTACGTGATCGGGCCTGGCAACCCGGGCCTTGAACTTCACGGATTCAGCGACGCCTCCAAGGTCGCCTACGGTGCGGTGACCTACGTTCGCAGTCTGCTCCCGAACGGCAAGTGCAAGATGAGGCTGCTCTGCAGCAAATCGAAGGTGGCGCCAACCAAGCCACTGGACATCCACCGACTGGAACTGCTTGCCCTCCGACTGCTCTCGAAACTGGTGGTGAAGGTCATCGCTGCGCTGAACCTACCCTTCCGACACGTGGTGCTGTGGTGCGACAGCCAAGTTGTGCTTGCGTGGCTCAAGAAACCGCTGGACCTACTTCAAACGTTCGTGCGCAACCGCGTCGCGGAGATCCGGAGAGAGACCGGCGGCTTCATCTTCAAGTACATTCGTTCCAAGGACAACCCGGCCGACCTGATCTCGCGCGGCATGTTTCCTGCCGCCCTGATGAATTGCAGTAAGTGGTGGGAAGGTCCGCAGTTTTTGGAGTCCGTCGAGTACGAGGAAGAGCCTGAAATCGAGATACCGGACAGTGAGTTGCCTGAGATGCGTAAGGTGAAGTTGGTTACCCTGCTGACCTGCAACACGACCGAGTTTCCGATTTTCGAGAACTGCAGCTCATTCCGGAAACTGCAACGGATAATGGC